The Drosophila mauritiana strain mau12 chromosome 2R, ASM438214v1, whole genome shotgun sequence genome has a segment encoding these proteins:
- the LOC117138581 gene encoding unconventional myosin-Va isoform X3, producing the protein MSSEEMLYAQGAKIWVPHAELVWESATLEESYRKGAGFLKICTESGKLKEVKLKADGSDLPPLRNPAILVGQNDLTTLSYLHEPGVLHNLRVRFCERQIIYTYCGIILVAINPYAEMPLYGPSIIRAYRGHAMGDLEPHIFALAEEAYTKLERENCNLSIIVSGESGAGKTVSAKYAMRYFAAVGGSESETQVERKVLASSPIMEAFGNAKTTRNDNSSRFGKFTKLLFRNQMGVMFLQGATMHTYLLEKSRVVYQAQGERNYHIFYQLCAARSKYPELVLDHQDKFQFLNMGGAPEIERVSDAEQFNETVQAMTVLGFSIQQIADIVKILAGILHLGNIQVSKKFNEGSEEEDSDSCDIFHNDIHLQITGDLLRVSADDLRRWLLMRKIESVNEYVLIPNSIEAAQAARDALAKHIYAKLFQYIVGVLNKSLNNGSKQCSFIGVLDIYGFETFEVNSFEQFCINYANEKLQQQFNQHVFKLEQEEYLKEGITWTMIDFYDNQPCIDLIESRLGVLDLLDEECRMPKGSDESWAGKLIGKCNKFPHFEKPRFGTTSFFIKHFSDTVEYDVNGFLEKNRDTVSKELTQVLSESNMSLAKQVMTLEEIDTLSVDSAKSSTLGGRVVISAGRKQQGNDTRRRVVPSKQHRKTVGSQFQESLASLISTLHATTPHYVRCIKPNDDKVAFKWETAKIIQQLRACGVLETVRISAAGFPSRWLYPDFYMRYQLLVYRSKLDKNDMKLSCRNIVMKWIQDEDKYRFGNTQIFFRAGQVAFLEQVRANLRKKYITIVQSVVRRFVYRRRFLRIQEVINGIQKHARGYLARERTQKMREARAGLILSKYARGWLCRRRYLRLRHSISGIQTYARGMLARNKFHAMRDHYRAVQIQRFVRGALARRAYQKRRRNIIICQAAIRRFLARRKFKRMKAEAKTISHMENKYMGLENKIISMQQRIDELNRDNSNLKHKTSEISVLKMKLELKKTLEAEFKNVKAACQDKDKLIEALNKQLEAERDEKMQLLEENGHAQEEWISQKQTWRLENEELRRQIDEIIDMAKNAEVSQRNQEDRMLAEIDNRELNEAYQRAIKDKEVIENENFMLKEELSRLTAGSFSLHGRKASNASSQNEDDVGYASAKNTLDINRPPDLLSKNYSYNDSTSLVVKLRSILEEEKQKHKVLQEQYIKLSSRHKPTEDSFRSACRLAGRGT; encoded by the exons ATGTCGAGCGAGGAGATGCTATACGCTCAG GGCGCCAAGATTTGGGTGCCCCACGCGGAGCTGGTGTGGGAGAGCGCCACCTTGGAGGAGagctaccgcaagggcgccGGCTTCTTGAAGATATGCACGGAGTCCGGAAAACTGAAAGAGGTTAAGCTAAAGGCCGATGGCAGCGATCTGCCTCCATTGCGCAATCCGGCCATTCTGGTGGGACAGAACGACTTGACCACCCTGTCCTACCTGCATGAGCCGGGGGTGTTGCACAATCTGCGTGTCCGCTTCTGCGAGCGCCAGATTATCTACACCTACTGCGGCATCATTCTGGTGGCCATCAACCCGTACGCGGAGATGCCTCTTTATGGGCCCAGCATAATCCGGGCGTATCGGGGTCATGCTATGGGCGATCTGGAGCCGCACATCTTTGCCCTGGCGGAGGAAGCGTACACGAAACTGGAGCGCGAGAACTGCAACCTGAGCATCATTGTCAGTGGGGAGTCGGGTGCGGGCAAGACGGTCTCCGCCAAATACGCCATGAGGTACTTTGCCGCTGTCGGAGGTTCCGAGTCGGAGACCCAGGTCGAACGCAAGGTGCTGGCATCTTCGCCGATCATGGAAGCCTTCGGAAATGCCAAGACGACCCGGAATGACAACAGCTCCCGCTTTGGAAAGTTTACCAAGCTGCTTTTCCGGAACCAGATGGGTGTGATGTTCCTGCAGGGAGCCACTATGCATACCTACCTACTGGAGAAGTCACGTGTGGTGTACCAGGCGCAGGGAGAGCGCAACTATCACATATTCTATCAGCTGTGCGCGGCGCGATCGAAGTACCCTGAACTGGTGCTGG ATCACCAGGACAAATTCCAGTTTCTGAACATGGGTGGCGCTCCTGAAATTGAACGAGTTTCAGATGCGGAGCAGTTTAACGAAACCGTGCAGGCCATGACAGTTCTGGGCTTCTCCATTCAGCAGATCGCTGATATCGTAAAGATCCTGGCAGGAATACTCCATTTAGGAAACATTCAGGTTTCCAAGAAGTTCAACGAGGGCAGCGAAGAGGAGGACAGTGACTCTTGCGATATATTT CATAACGACATCCACCTGCAGATCACCGGCGATCTACTGCGGGTGAGCGCCGATGATCTGCGCCGGTGGCTTTTGATGCGTAAGATAGAGTCGGTCAATGAATATGTGCTGATACCGAATAGCATTGAGGCGGCTCAGGCGGCTCGAGACGCTCTGGCCAAGCACATCTATGCGAAACTGTTTCAGTATATAGTCGGTGTGCTGAACAAGAGCCTCAACAACGGTAGCAAGCAGTGCAGCTTCATTGGCGTCCTCGATATCTACGGCTTCGAAACGTTCGAGGTGAACTCCTTTGAACAATTTTGCATAAACTATGCGAACGAAAAGCTTCAGCAGCAGTTCAACCAGCATGTCTTCAagctggagcaggaggagTACCTTAAGGAAGGAATCACCTGGACGATGATTGACTTTTACGACAATCAACCGTGTATCGATCTAATTGAATCTCGCCTGGGAGTGCTGGACCTGCTCGACGAGGAGTGTCGA ATGCCCAAGGGCTCGGACGAGAGCTGGGCTGGCAAGCTCATCGGAAAGTGCAATAAATTTCCGCATTTCGAGAAGCCACGCTTTGGCACAACCA GCTTCTTTATCAAACATTTCTCGGACACGGTCGAGTATGACGTGAACGGATTCTTGGAAAAGAATCGTGACACAGTCTCCAAGGAGTTGACGCAAGTGCTAAGCGAGTCCAACATGTCTCTGGCCAAGCAGGTGATGACCCTGGAGGAAATAGACACTCTGAGCGTGGATTCCGCTAAATCCTCCACCTTAGGCGGCCGCGTCGTGATCAGTGCTGGCCGCAAACAG CAAGGGAATGACACACGTCGAAGA GTGGTGCCATCCAAGCAGCATAGGAAAACGGTGGGATCGCAGTTCCAGGAGAGTCTGGCCTCGCTGATATCTACGTTACATGCCACAACCCCGCACTATGTGCGCTGCATCAAG CCCAACGATGACAAAGTCGCCTTTAAGTGGGAGACGGCCAAGATCATACAGCAGTTAAGGGCCTGTGGTGTACTGGAAACGGTGCGCATCTCCGCAGCGGGATTCCCCTCGAGATGGCTCTATCCCGACTTCTATATGCGATACCAGCTGCTGGTTTACCGCTCCAAACTCGACAAGAACGACATGAAGCTGTCGTGCCGGAACATTGTGATGAAGTGGATCCAAGACGAAGATAAGTACCGATTTGGCAACACGCAGATTTTCTTCCGAGCCGGCCAAGTGGCCTTCCTTGAACAGGTTCGGGCTAATCTGCGCAAGAAGTACATCACCATTGTGCAGTCGGTTGTGCGGCGATTCGTCTACCGTCGCCGGTTCCTGCGCATTCAGGAAGTAATTAATGGTATTCAGAAACATGCGCGCGGCTATCTTGCCCGCGAGCGTACCCAGAAAATGCGCGAGGCTCGTGCGGGATTGATCCTGTCGAAGTACGCCCGCGGTTGGCTGTGCCGTCGTCGTTACTTGCGCCTACGCCACTCGATTTCCGGCATACAGACCTACGCCCGCGGCATGCTGGCGCGCAACAAGTTCCACGCGATGCGGGATCACTACCGGGCAGTCCAGATCCAGCGTTTTGTGCGTGGTGCTTTGGCACGGCGAGCTTACCAAAAACGTCGGCGCAACATCATCATTTGTCAAGCGGCGATTCGGAGATTCTTGGCCCGTCGTAAGTTTAAACGCATGAAGGCCGAGGCCAAGACCATCTCGCACATGGAAAACAAATACATGGGGCTGGAAAACAAGATTATATCCATGCAGCAGCGGATCGATGAGCTGAATCGCGACAACAGTAATCTGAAGCACAAGACCAGCGAAATCAGCGTATTGAA AATGAAGCTTGAGCTGAAGAAGACCCTGGAGGCAGAATTCAAAAATGTCAAGGCCGCCTGCCAGGACAAGGACAAGCTGATCGAAGCACTTAACAAGCAGTTGGAGGCGGAGCGGGACGAAAAAATGCAGTTGCTGGAGGAGAACGGACATGCTCAAGAGGAGTGGATCAGCCAGAAGCAGACGTGGCGCCTAGAGAACGAGGAGCTGCGCCGCCAGATAGACGAGATAATCGATATGGCAAAGAACGCAGAAGTCAGCCAGCGTAACCAGGAGGACCGAATGCTAGCCGAGATCGATAACAGGGAGCTCAACGAGGCCTACCAACGAGCGATTAAGGACAAGGAGGTGATCGAGAACGAAAACTTCATGCTGAAGGAAGAGCTCAGCCGATTAACGGCTGGAAGTTTCAGTTTGCACGGCCGCAAGGCGAGCAACGCCTCCAGCCAAAACGAGGACGATGTGGGATACGCCTCCGCCAAGAACACTCTGGATATTAATCGGCCCCCGGATTTGCTAAGCAAAAATT ACTCGTACAATGACTCTACTAGTCTGGTGGTGAAGTTGCGATCCATTCTCGAGGAGGAGAAGCAAAAGCACAAGGTCTTGCAGGAGCAGTACATTAAGTTGTCCAGTCGACATAAGCCCACCGAGGATTCCTTCCG CTCAGCATGCCGCCTTGCAGGAAGAGGTACGTAG
- the LOC117138581 gene encoding unconventional myosin-Va isoform X1 yields the protein MSSEEMLYAQGAKIWVPHAELVWESATLEESYRKGAGFLKICTESGKLKEVKLKADGSDLPPLRNPAILVGQNDLTTLSYLHEPGVLHNLRVRFCERQIIYTYCGIILVAINPYAEMPLYGPSIIRAYRGHAMGDLEPHIFALAEEAYTKLERENCNLSIIVSGESGAGKTVSAKYAMRYFAAVGGSESETQVERKVLASSPIMEAFGNAKTTRNDNSSRFGKFTKLLFRNQMGVMFLQGATMHTYLLEKSRVVYQAQGERNYHIFYQLCAARSKYPELVLDHQDKFQFLNMGGAPEIERVSDAEQFNETVQAMTVLGFSIQQIADIVKILAGILHLGNIQVSKKFNEGSEEEDSDSCDIFHNDIHLQITGDLLRVSADDLRRWLLMRKIESVNEYVLIPNSIEAAQAARDALAKHIYAKLFQYIVGVLNKSLNNGSKQCSFIGVLDIYGFETFEVNSFEQFCINYANEKLQQQFNQHVFKLEQEEYLKEGITWTMIDFYDNQPCIDLIESRLGVLDLLDEECRMPKGSDESWAGKLIGKCNKFPHFEKPRFGTTSFFIKHFSDTVEYDVNGFLEKNRDTVSKELTQVLSESNMSLAKQVMTLEEIDTLSVDSAKSSTLGGRVVISAGRKQQGNDTRRRVVPSKQHRKTVGSQFQESLASLISTLHATTPHYVRCIKPNDDKVAFKWETAKIIQQLRACGVLETVRISAAGFPSRWLYPDFYMRYQLLVYRSKLDKNDMKLSCRNIVMKWIQDEDKYRFGNTQIFFRAGQVAFLEQVRANLRKKYITIVQSVVRRFVYRRRFLRIQEVINGIQKHARGYLARERTQKMREARAGLILSKYARGWLCRRRYLRLRHSISGIQTYARGMLARNKFHAMRDHYRAVQIQRFVRGALARRAYQKRRRNIIICQAAIRRFLARRKFKRMKAEAKTISHMENKYMGLENKIISMQQRIDELNRDNSNLKHKTSEISVLKMKLELKKTLEAEFKNVKAACQDKDKLIEALNKQLEAERDEKMQLLEENGHAQEEWISQKQTWRLENEELRRQIDEIIDMAKNAEVSQRNQEDRMLAEIDNRELNEAYQRAIKDKEVIENENFMLKEELSRLTAGSFSLHGRKASNASSQNEDDVGYASAKNTLDINRPPDLLSKNYSYNDSTSLVVKLRSILEEEKQKHKVLQEQYIKLSSRHKPTEDSFRVSELEVENEKLRSEYDQLRTSIKHGVEINELNAQHAALQEEVRRRREECIQLKAVLLQQSQSMRSLEPESLQMRGNDVNELMEAFHSQKLINRQLESELKAITEEHNSKLVEMTQEIERLNNEKDELQKVMFESIDEFEDSNVDTLRQNDRYLRRELQKAVAQFLLVQEELKLANAKLKAYRQDGGQLEHKIEEEMIRNKSNGTSADVGANVTKQKTQNPQGLMKFHSSDLDKILQRLLSALTPRTVVGLLPGFPAYLIFMCIRYTDLTNAEDDVRELLSKFVIQIKKMHRTPHPIENRVIWLVNSITLLNLMKQYGDVDEYVKFNTEKQNQQQLKNFNLFEYRRVILDLIVNLYQALIMQIQGLLDPKIVPAILNNDEIQRGRQAHGMRSRATSIGASSSPEHGGGPAWKQLIGQLEHFYKQFQHFGLDNCYAEQIFYQLLYFVCAVALNCLMLRGDICMWETGMIIRYNIGCIEDWVRSKRMSNDVLTALAPLNQVSQLLQSRKSEQDVQTICDLCTSLSTAQVLKVMKSYKLDDYESEITNVFLEKLTTELNARQMQKSNSDEFTIDQKFIQPFKVVFRYSDIKLEDIDLPSHLNLDEYLTKI from the exons ATGTCGAGCGAGGAGATGCTATACGCTCAG GGCGCCAAGATTTGGGTGCCCCACGCGGAGCTGGTGTGGGAGAGCGCCACCTTGGAGGAGagctaccgcaagggcgccGGCTTCTTGAAGATATGCACGGAGTCCGGAAAACTGAAAGAGGTTAAGCTAAAGGCCGATGGCAGCGATCTGCCTCCATTGCGCAATCCGGCCATTCTGGTGGGACAGAACGACTTGACCACCCTGTCCTACCTGCATGAGCCGGGGGTGTTGCACAATCTGCGTGTCCGCTTCTGCGAGCGCCAGATTATCTACACCTACTGCGGCATCATTCTGGTGGCCATCAACCCGTACGCGGAGATGCCTCTTTATGGGCCCAGCATAATCCGGGCGTATCGGGGTCATGCTATGGGCGATCTGGAGCCGCACATCTTTGCCCTGGCGGAGGAAGCGTACACGAAACTGGAGCGCGAGAACTGCAACCTGAGCATCATTGTCAGTGGGGAGTCGGGTGCGGGCAAGACGGTCTCCGCCAAATACGCCATGAGGTACTTTGCCGCTGTCGGAGGTTCCGAGTCGGAGACCCAGGTCGAACGCAAGGTGCTGGCATCTTCGCCGATCATGGAAGCCTTCGGAAATGCCAAGACGACCCGGAATGACAACAGCTCCCGCTTTGGAAAGTTTACCAAGCTGCTTTTCCGGAACCAGATGGGTGTGATGTTCCTGCAGGGAGCCACTATGCATACCTACCTACTGGAGAAGTCACGTGTGGTGTACCAGGCGCAGGGAGAGCGCAACTATCACATATTCTATCAGCTGTGCGCGGCGCGATCGAAGTACCCTGAACTGGTGCTGG ATCACCAGGACAAATTCCAGTTTCTGAACATGGGTGGCGCTCCTGAAATTGAACGAGTTTCAGATGCGGAGCAGTTTAACGAAACCGTGCAGGCCATGACAGTTCTGGGCTTCTCCATTCAGCAGATCGCTGATATCGTAAAGATCCTGGCAGGAATACTCCATTTAGGAAACATTCAGGTTTCCAAGAAGTTCAACGAGGGCAGCGAAGAGGAGGACAGTGACTCTTGCGATATATTT CATAACGACATCCACCTGCAGATCACCGGCGATCTACTGCGGGTGAGCGCCGATGATCTGCGCCGGTGGCTTTTGATGCGTAAGATAGAGTCGGTCAATGAATATGTGCTGATACCGAATAGCATTGAGGCGGCTCAGGCGGCTCGAGACGCTCTGGCCAAGCACATCTATGCGAAACTGTTTCAGTATATAGTCGGTGTGCTGAACAAGAGCCTCAACAACGGTAGCAAGCAGTGCAGCTTCATTGGCGTCCTCGATATCTACGGCTTCGAAACGTTCGAGGTGAACTCCTTTGAACAATTTTGCATAAACTATGCGAACGAAAAGCTTCAGCAGCAGTTCAACCAGCATGTCTTCAagctggagcaggaggagTACCTTAAGGAAGGAATCACCTGGACGATGATTGACTTTTACGACAATCAACCGTGTATCGATCTAATTGAATCTCGCCTGGGAGTGCTGGACCTGCTCGACGAGGAGTGTCGA ATGCCCAAGGGCTCGGACGAGAGCTGGGCTGGCAAGCTCATCGGAAAGTGCAATAAATTTCCGCATTTCGAGAAGCCACGCTTTGGCACAACCA GCTTCTTTATCAAACATTTCTCGGACACGGTCGAGTATGACGTGAACGGATTCTTGGAAAAGAATCGTGACACAGTCTCCAAGGAGTTGACGCAAGTGCTAAGCGAGTCCAACATGTCTCTGGCCAAGCAGGTGATGACCCTGGAGGAAATAGACACTCTGAGCGTGGATTCCGCTAAATCCTCCACCTTAGGCGGCCGCGTCGTGATCAGTGCTGGCCGCAAACAG CAAGGGAATGACACACGTCGAAGA GTGGTGCCATCCAAGCAGCATAGGAAAACGGTGGGATCGCAGTTCCAGGAGAGTCTGGCCTCGCTGATATCTACGTTACATGCCACAACCCCGCACTATGTGCGCTGCATCAAG CCCAACGATGACAAAGTCGCCTTTAAGTGGGAGACGGCCAAGATCATACAGCAGTTAAGGGCCTGTGGTGTACTGGAAACGGTGCGCATCTCCGCAGCGGGATTCCCCTCGAGATGGCTCTATCCCGACTTCTATATGCGATACCAGCTGCTGGTTTACCGCTCCAAACTCGACAAGAACGACATGAAGCTGTCGTGCCGGAACATTGTGATGAAGTGGATCCAAGACGAAGATAAGTACCGATTTGGCAACACGCAGATTTTCTTCCGAGCCGGCCAAGTGGCCTTCCTTGAACAGGTTCGGGCTAATCTGCGCAAGAAGTACATCACCATTGTGCAGTCGGTTGTGCGGCGATTCGTCTACCGTCGCCGGTTCCTGCGCATTCAGGAAGTAATTAATGGTATTCAGAAACATGCGCGCGGCTATCTTGCCCGCGAGCGTACCCAGAAAATGCGCGAGGCTCGTGCGGGATTGATCCTGTCGAAGTACGCCCGCGGTTGGCTGTGCCGTCGTCGTTACTTGCGCCTACGCCACTCGATTTCCGGCATACAGACCTACGCCCGCGGCATGCTGGCGCGCAACAAGTTCCACGCGATGCGGGATCACTACCGGGCAGTCCAGATCCAGCGTTTTGTGCGTGGTGCTTTGGCACGGCGAGCTTACCAAAAACGTCGGCGCAACATCATCATTTGTCAAGCGGCGATTCGGAGATTCTTGGCCCGTCGTAAGTTTAAACGCATGAAGGCCGAGGCCAAGACCATCTCGCACATGGAAAACAAATACATGGGGCTGGAAAACAAGATTATATCCATGCAGCAGCGGATCGATGAGCTGAATCGCGACAACAGTAATCTGAAGCACAAGACCAGCGAAATCAGCGTATTGAA AATGAAGCTTGAGCTGAAGAAGACCCTGGAGGCAGAATTCAAAAATGTCAAGGCCGCCTGCCAGGACAAGGACAAGCTGATCGAAGCACTTAACAAGCAGTTGGAGGCGGAGCGGGACGAAAAAATGCAGTTGCTGGAGGAGAACGGACATGCTCAAGAGGAGTGGATCAGCCAGAAGCAGACGTGGCGCCTAGAGAACGAGGAGCTGCGCCGCCAGATAGACGAGATAATCGATATGGCAAAGAACGCAGAAGTCAGCCAGCGTAACCAGGAGGACCGAATGCTAGCCGAGATCGATAACAGGGAGCTCAACGAGGCCTACCAACGAGCGATTAAGGACAAGGAGGTGATCGAGAACGAAAACTTCATGCTGAAGGAAGAGCTCAGCCGATTAACGGCTGGAAGTTTCAGTTTGCACGGCCGCAAGGCGAGCAACGCCTCCAGCCAAAACGAGGACGATGTGGGATACGCCTCCGCCAAGAACACTCTGGATATTAATCGGCCCCCGGATTTGCTAAGCAAAAATT ACTCGTACAATGACTCTACTAGTCTGGTGGTGAAGTTGCGATCCATTCTCGAGGAGGAGAAGCAAAAGCACAAGGTCTTGCAGGAGCAGTACATTAAGTTGTCCAGTCGACATAAGCCCACCGAGGATTCCTTCCG CGTCTCCGAGCTTGAGGTAGAGAATGAAAAGCTGCGCAGCGAGTACGATCAGCTCCGAACGAGCATTAAACACGGTGTTGAGATCAACGAGCTCAATG CTCAGCATGCCGCCTTGCAGGAAGAGGTACGTAGGCGGCGCGAGGAGTGCATCCAATTAAAGGCAGTCCTGCTGCAGCAGAGCCAGTCCATGAGATCGCTCGAACCGGAAAGTCTACAGATGCGTGGCAACGATGTCAACGAACTGATGGAAGCCTTCCATTCCCAGAAGCTAATTAATCG TCAATTGGAGTCTGAGCTCAAGGCCATCACCGAGGAGCACAACAGTAAGCTCGTGGAGATGACACAGGAGATCGAGAGATTGAACAATGAGAAGGATGAGCTGCAAAAGGTGATGTTCGAGAGCATCGACGAGTTCGAAGATTCCAATGTGGACACGCTGAGACAGAACGATCGCTATCTGCGGCGGGAACTGCAGAAGGCTGTTGCCCAGTTCCTGCTCGTTCAGGAGGAGCTCAAGCTGGCAAATGCCAAGCTTAAGGCTTATCGGCAGGATGGAGGCCAGCTGGAGCACAAGATAGAGGAGGAGATGATCCGCAACAAGTCCAACGGAACGTCCGCCGATGTGGGGGCGAATGTGACGAAGCAAAAGACTCAGAATCCGCAAGGGCTGATGAAGTTCCACAGCAGCGATCTGGACAAGATCTTGCAACGCCTGCTGAGCGCCTTGACTCCACGCACAGTGGTCGGGCTCCTACCTGGTTTTCCAGCATATCTCATCTTTATGTGTATCCG ATACACCGATCTGACAAATGCCGAGGATGATGTGCGCGAGTTGCTAAGCAAGTTCGTTATTCAGATTAAGAAAATGCACCGTACGCCGCATCCGATCGAGAATCGTGTTATTTGGCTCGTCAATTCCATTAC GCTGCTAAATCTTATGAAGCAATACGGCGATGTGGATGAGTACGTCAAGTTCAATACTGAGAAgcagaatcagcagcagctgaaGAACTTTAATCTCTTTGAATACCGTCGCGTAATTCTGGATCTAATAGTGAACCTGTACCAGGCGCTGATCATGCAGATTCAGGGTCTGTTGGACCCAAAAATAGTGCCCGCGATTCTCAACAACGATGAGATTCAGCGCGGGCGTCAGGCGCACGGAATGCGTAGTCGAGCCACGTCCATTGGAGCATCCTCGTCGCCGGAGCACGGCGGTGGTCCGGCCTGGAAGCAATTGATCGGGCAGCTGGAGCACTTCTACAAACAGTTCCAGCACTTCGGCTTGGACAACTGCTATGCGGAGCAGATATTCTATCAACTGCTTTACTTTGTGTGCGCTGTGGCCCTTAATTGTCTAATGCTTAGGGGTGATATTTGCATGTGGGAAACTGGCATGATAATCCGCTATAATATTGGCTGCATTGAGGATTGGGTGCGCAGTAAAAGGATG TCTAACGATGTGCTGACAGCGTTAGCGCCTCTGAATCAGGTCTCCCAATTGCTGCAGTCTCGGAAGAGCGAGCAGGATGTTCAGACCATTTGTGATCTATGTACTTCTCTGAGCACGGCGCAGGTCCTCAAGGTGATGAAGTCCTACAAACTGGACGATTATGAGAGCGAAATAACAAACGTTTTTCTGGAGAAACTAACCACGGAACTGAACGCCCGCCAAATG CAAAAGAGCAATAGTGACGAATTCACCATAGACCAGAAGTTCATTCAGCCGTTTAAGGTTGTCTTCAGGTATAGTGACATCAAGCTGGAGGATATTGATCTACCGTCGCATCTTAATCTGGACGAGTACCTTACAAAGATTTAA